A genomic window from Desulfuromonas sp. includes:
- a CDS encoding 4-hydroxy-tetrahydrodipicolinate synthase has translation MFQGSMVAIVTPFKADGSFDEEAFRQLIEFQIESGTDVIVPCGTTGESATLDFKEHDYVIKTCIDQVKKRVQVIAGTGANNTAEAIHLSLNARQMGADGLLLVCPYYNKPSQEGIYQHYKKLSEEVALPQVLYNVPGRTGVNMTSDTTVRLSEFDNIVAIKEASGSLTQVSEILARAGEKIDVLSGDDFLTFPMMACGAKGVISVSANAIPERVKAMTAAALDGKWDQARKMHLALLEFHTAMFIESNPVPVKTTLELMGKIRSDVRQPLVAMGDDTLAKLKDVLKRYQVI, from the coding sequence ATGTTCCAAGGATCGATGGTCGCCATCGTCACCCCCTTTAAGGCCGACGGCAGTTTTGACGAGGAAGCCTTCCGCCAGTTGATCGAATTCCAGATCGAGAGCGGAACCGATGTCATCGTCCCGTGCGGCACCACCGGTGAATCTGCTACACTCGATTTCAAAGAACACGACTACGTTATCAAAACCTGTATCGATCAGGTCAAAAAGCGGGTTCAGGTCATTGCCGGCACCGGCGCCAACAATACAGCCGAAGCGATCCATCTGTCGCTTAACGCCAGACAGATGGGCGCTGACGGTCTGTTGCTGGTCTGCCCTTATTACAATAAGCCGTCACAGGAAGGGATTTACCAACACTACAAAAAGCTTTCCGAGGAAGTCGCTCTTCCGCAGGTATTATACAATGTCCCGGGTCGGACCGGAGTCAATATGACCTCTGACACGACGGTCCGCCTGTCCGAATTTGACAACATTGTTGCGATAAAGGAAGCTTCCGGAAGCCTGACCCAGGTGTCGGAGATTCTGGCCAGAGCCGGAGAAAAAATAGATGTCCTTTCGGGCGACGATTTCCTGACCTTTCCGATGATGGCCTGCGGAGCGAAAGGGGTTATCTCGGTGTCTGCCAACGCCATCCCGGAACGGGTCAAGGCAATGACAGCCGCGGCGCTTGACGGCAAGTGGGACCAGGCACGCAAGATGCACCTGGCACTGCTCGAGTTTCATACCGCCATGTTCATCGAATCAAATCCGGTACCGGTCAAGACAACTCTGGAATTGATGGGCAAAATAAGGTCCGACGTTCGCCAGCCGCTTGTTGCCATGGGTGATGACACCCTGGCCAAGTTGAAGGACGTTCTTAAGAGATATCAGGTCATCTGA